From Coffea arabica cultivar ET-39 chromosome 2e, Coffea Arabica ET-39 HiFi, whole genome shotgun sequence, the proteins below share one genomic window:
- the LOC113729045 gene encoding F-box/FBD/LRR-repeat protein At3g26920-like produces MKVVKFVDRVLLLSDVQSLHKFCLKWEFDCDIFNMNRWVTPAIACNVQVLDVSLYCPDVWYKLPRSLYTWETLELLELSNHIVIKVPNFVCLPRLVTLNLNLVEFESNDSVQKLIAGCAVLKSLHIKRDVCPDVVIIAILSPVLERLILTVSFEASKVKLLVLILIEPIKTHSGCWRVPKQVPSWLLSSLREIFIQNFTGLKDELSTARYLLNHGRALKRIKLHSGLPPDDIKEKFRLRGYQSSPESHLHV; encoded by the exons ATGAAAGTTGTGAAGTTTGTTGACAGGGTTTTGCTTCTCAGTGATGTGCAATCACTACATAAGTTCTGTCTGAAGTGGGAATTTGACTGTGATATCTTCAACATGAATAGATGGGTCACCCCTGCAATTGCTTGTAATGTTCAAGTGCTTGATGTCTCTCTTTATTGTCCTGATGTATGGTATAAATTGCCTAGGAGCCTCTATACTTGGGAAACACTGGAACTTCTTGAATTATCCAATCATATTGTCATCAAAGTTCCAAACTTCGTCTGTCTTCCTAGGCTTGTTACCCTGAACCTTAATTTAGTTGAATTTGAATCCAATGATTCTGTTCAGAAGCTTATAGCTGGCTGTGCAGTATTAAAATCCTTACATATCAAAAGAGATGTTTGTCCTGATGTGGTTATTATTGCAATATTATCTCCTGTTCTAGAAAGACTA ATTCTGACAGTTTCATTTGAAGCCAGTAAGGTGAAGCTACTAGTTCTAATTCTCATTGAGCCTATAA AAACACATAGTGGATGCTGGAGGGTTCCTAAGCAAGTTCCCAGTTGGTTGCTGTCAAGTCTCAGAgaaatttttattcaaaattttacTGGCCTCAAAGATGAGCTTTCAACAGCAAGGTATCTTCTGAATCATGGAAGAGCCCTCAAAAGAATAAAGCTACATTCTGGTCTACCTCCGGATGACATCAAGGAAAAGTTCCGCTTAAGAGGATATCAATCTTCCCCAGAAAGTCATCTACATGTGTGA